In Lujinxingia sediminis, a single genomic region encodes these proteins:
- a CDS encoding Na+/H+ antiporter subunit E translates to MDEGGAMAVGVFWRVVFFASLWWIWAGDKPASWWFGAPSVLGAAIMAARRVGDESQRVRVRGLVVFLLYFVRASFKGGLDVAWRAISPRMRLRPGFLEYPLRLDGERAPAVFFANIISLLPGTLSVELGARSVMVHAIDLEAPVEAQLQELEERIAVMFGAGSGGAT, encoded by the coding sequence ATGGACGAGGGGGGAGCGATGGCGGTGGGCGTGTTCTGGCGCGTGGTGTTCTTCGCGTCGCTATGGTGGATCTGGGCGGGTGATAAGCCGGCGTCCTGGTGGTTTGGGGCGCCATCGGTGCTCGGCGCGGCGATAATGGCCGCGCGGCGAGTTGGCGATGAGTCGCAGCGGGTGCGGGTTCGGGGGCTTGTGGTGTTTTTGCTCTACTTTGTTCGCGCCTCTTTTAAGGGGGGGCTTGATGTGGCGTGGAGGGCGATAAGCCCGCGTATGAGGTTGCGCCCGGGATTTCTTGAGTACCCGCTTCGTCTCGATGGCGAGAGAGCCCCCGCGGTGTTTTTTGCCAACATCATCAGTTTGCTGCCGGGGACGCTCAGCGTTGAGCTGGGTGCCAGATCCGTGATGGTTCACGCCATTGACCTGGAGGCCCCGGTGGAGGCGCAGTTGCAGGAGTTGGAGGAACGCATCGCGGTGATGTTCGGTGCCGGGAGCGGGGGGGCCACATGA
- a CDS encoding Na(+)/H(+) antiporter subunit B: MVTLWVLAVGAISQAGLFKSVVLFVTMGVVVAVAWARLGAADLAMVEVAVGAGITGALFLNTLGHLEQGPGKGGQGEDKARL; the protein is encoded by the coding sequence ATGGTGACGCTGTGGGTGCTGGCAGTCGGAGCGATTTCGCAGGCCGGCCTGTTCAAGTCGGTGGTGCTCTTTGTGACGATGGGGGTGGTCGTGGCGGTGGCCTGGGCACGGCTGGGAGCGGCGGACCTGGCGATGGTCGAGGTGGCCGTGGGAGCGGGGATCACCGGCGCGCTCTTTTTGAATACACTGGGGCATCTCGAGCAGGGACCGGGCAAAGGGGGGCAGGGTGAGGACAAGGCGCGTCTTTGA
- a CDS encoding NADH-quinone oxidoreductase subunit K: protein MNSSQIYVIAGAGLVSVGLFAWVVRRHLVRRMMGVNILSTGVFMVLIGGARQVEGGPDGVPQAMVLTGIVVAVSATALGLALIQRIYDQRGERSVEERGPM, encoded by the coding sequence ATGAATTCTTCGCAGATCTACGTGATCGCCGGCGCGGGGCTGGTCTCTGTGGGGTTGTTTGCCTGGGTTGTTCGGCGCCACCTGGTGCGCCGGATGATGGGGGTCAACATCCTGAGCACCGGCGTGTTTATGGTGTTGATCGGGGGGGCTCGCCAGGTGGAAGGCGGGCCTGATGGTGTGCCCCAGGCGATGGTGCTTACGGGGATTGTTGTTGCGGTAAGCGCAACGGCGCTGGGGCTGGCGTTGATTCAGCGCATCTACGATCAGCGTGGTGAGCGCTCTGTCGAAGAGAGGGGGCCGATGTGA
- a CDS encoding complex I subunit 5 family protein, translating to MNSLPLVSAAIWVPLLGALVVSLWPRRYAARCGMGGAIVSAAVGLGLVVMVALSGPRRERLGGWGAPAGIELWVDGFSALMIAMTAVVGVVVSMYALAYFRVDEGQDDAERREVERRREAYFWRIWLLVWAAINGVFASADLFNLYVTLEVVGLGAVALVALAGGRALPAAMRYLFVTLSGSLLYLLGVVLIYSEGGTLALFQAGESLMAGTLAQAALVVMVVGLALKTALFPLHFWLPPAHADAPAPVSALLSALVIKVTFYILVRLWVVVFPAAVSQPVGEVLMILGLIAVIWGSWRALRQRRLKMLVAYSTVAQVGYLFLVFGLAPRVDGSAGWQAGAYFAISHACAKGAMFLAAGAIARAVGHDQMEEMRGVGAQLARSFFAFGLGGISLMGLPPSGGYVSKWLFITSAAASGDVIVVIAVALGGLLAAAYVFRVLALAFERAPREGAPQLRPIPSTLEWAALVLGAVAVALGLAAGAPLALLEEGLPFGQSLAEGVTP from the coding sequence GTGAACTCGCTTCCTCTGGTCAGCGCGGCGATCTGGGTTCCCTTGCTCGGGGCGCTGGTGGTGTCGTTGTGGCCGCGCCGCTATGCGGCGCGGTGTGGCATGGGGGGGGCGATCGTTAGCGCGGCGGTGGGGTTGGGGCTTGTGGTTATGGTGGCCCTCTCGGGACCGCGTCGCGAGCGTCTGGGAGGATGGGGGGCGCCGGCGGGCATCGAGTTGTGGGTCGATGGGTTCTCGGCCTTGATGATCGCCATGACGGCCGTGGTCGGCGTGGTCGTCAGCATGTATGCCTTAGCCTACTTTCGGGTCGACGAGGGCCAGGACGATGCGGAGCGCCGGGAGGTTGAACGTCGTCGTGAGGCTTATTTCTGGCGGATCTGGCTTCTGGTGTGGGCCGCGATAAACGGGGTGTTTGCCTCTGCCGATCTATTTAATCTCTACGTCACGCTGGAGGTCGTGGGGCTGGGGGCTGTGGCCTTGGTGGCGCTTGCCGGAGGCCGGGCACTGCCGGCGGCGATGCGTTATCTCTTCGTGACGCTGAGCGGTTCGTTGCTCTACCTGCTGGGAGTGGTCTTAATCTACAGCGAGGGAGGAACCCTGGCGTTGTTTCAGGCCGGTGAGTCGCTGATGGCGGGGACGCTCGCGCAGGCCGCACTCGTGGTCATGGTGGTGGGGTTGGCGCTGAAAACCGCGCTGTTTCCGCTGCATTTCTGGCTGCCGCCGGCACACGCTGACGCACCAGCGCCGGTCAGTGCGCTGCTCTCCGCGTTGGTGATCAAGGTGACGTTCTACATTTTAGTGCGCCTCTGGGTCGTGGTGTTCCCGGCCGCTGTGAGTCAGCCGGTGGGGGAGGTGTTGATGATCCTGGGGTTGATCGCGGTGATCTGGGGGAGCTGGCGAGCGCTACGCCAGCGGCGTCTGAAGATGCTGGTGGCGTACTCGACGGTCGCTCAGGTCGGGTATCTGTTTTTAGTGTTTGGGCTGGCCCCCCGAGTCGATGGGAGCGCGGGGTGGCAGGCCGGGGCGTATTTCGCGATCTCGCATGCCTGCGCTAAGGGCGCGATGTTTCTGGCAGCCGGGGCGATCGCGCGTGCCGTCGGCCATGATCAGATGGAAGAGATGCGCGGAGTCGGAGCACAGCTTGCGCGGTCTTTCTTCGCATTTGGGTTGGGGGGAATCAGCCTGATGGGATTACCTCCCAGCGGTGGCTATGTCAGCAAGTGGCTCTTTATCACCTCGGCGGCAGCGAGCGGAGACGTGATCGTGGTGATTGCGGTGGCGCTGGGGGGGCTGCTGGCGGCGGCGTATGTGTTTCGTGTACTGGCGCTGGCCTTTGAGCGTGCACCGCGGGAAGGGGCGCCTCAGCTGCGCCCGATTCCCTCGACCCTGGAGTGGGCAGCGCTGGTGTTGGGGGCGGTGGCGGTGGCGCTGGGGCTAGCCGCCGGCGCTCCGCTGGCACTCCTGGAGGAGGGCCTGCCCTTTGGGCAGAGTCTGGCCGAAGGAGTCACCCCTTGA
- a CDS encoding complex I subunit 5 family protein, whose product MEQVAVVGLVIALAFPLLGALLSALGLARLALMAGPIWAAPALASLVVVGEQSGRVPTMLMEARFGLDPTSMAFLAVCAVVWSMASVYAAAIMRGDGNLRRFGVFFFGAMAGNFVLIGALDMISFMSGFALMSYAAYGLVAHAMSVSSWRAGRVYLVLTVAAELALWAGAVLAWSIADTWELAEIRHALATSEGVAPLAIALIFGAFGVKAGLVPLHIWLPLAHPAAPTAASAVLSAAMIKAGVLGWLRFLPLGEIELPTLGASAVTLGALGTFGAVVVGLMQRKPKTILAYSSVSQMGYVALLIGIAARWPSIYPTTLLAIVVFVVHHGLAKGALFLSVDAAPRLASSGSRVRTSISSALVLLPALALCGAPLTSGALAKYALKSVSHLEQVRLPTALLNVWLVAGALATGVLMARFLIVVWRARSTRDTETLPGAGLLAWIVLATGSFWALAILPLTLPAKWFGSIQTTTAMWSALWPLMVVAGLAWAALGPPGAVLHRGVGRVEPGDLLGPAVVLSLYVSRRTRRLSAFLERHWTRGVARLDDRVDRIILRVKATPGTRYQLWARWLSGEWLALALALTFAAAIWLNV is encoded by the coding sequence ATGGAGCAGGTCGCGGTTGTGGGGTTGGTCATCGCCCTTGCTTTTCCACTGCTGGGGGCGCTGCTCTCGGCGCTAGGGCTGGCGAGGCTAGCGCTGATGGCCGGGCCGATATGGGCGGCACCGGCGCTGGCATCCCTCGTTGTGGTCGGCGAGCAGAGCGGACGTGTCCCGACGATGTTGATGGAGGCGCGATTTGGACTGGATCCGACCTCCATGGCCTTTCTGGCGGTGTGTGCCGTGGTCTGGTCGATGGCATCGGTTTATGCCGCGGCGATCATGCGAGGAGATGGAAATCTGCGCCGTTTCGGCGTTTTCTTCTTCGGCGCGATGGCTGGCAATTTTGTGCTCATCGGCGCGCTGGATATGATCAGCTTCATGTCCGGGTTTGCACTGATGAGCTACGCGGCCTACGGACTGGTCGCGCATGCGATGAGCGTCTCATCCTGGCGAGCGGGGAGAGTGTATCTGGTGTTGACGGTCGCCGCCGAGTTGGCGCTCTGGGCCGGTGCCGTGCTGGCGTGGTCGATCGCCGACACCTGGGAGTTGGCCGAGATTCGTCATGCGCTCGCTACCTCCGAGGGCGTTGCACCACTGGCGATTGCCCTGATCTTCGGCGCTTTCGGCGTCAAGGCCGGGCTCGTTCCGCTGCATATCTGGCTTCCTCTGGCGCATCCGGCCGCACCCACCGCTGCCAGCGCTGTTCTGAGCGCCGCGATGATCAAAGCCGGCGTGCTCGGCTGGCTTCGTTTTTTGCCGCTGGGAGAGATCGAACTTCCCACCCTGGGAGCGAGCGCGGTGACGCTCGGAGCGCTCGGCACCTTTGGTGCCGTCGTCGTCGGGTTGATGCAACGAAAACCCAAAACCATCCTGGCCTACTCAAGCGTCAGTCAGATGGGGTATGTCGCCCTGCTCATCGGCATCGCAGCGCGCTGGCCCTCGATCTACCCGACGACGCTCCTGGCCATCGTTGTGTTTGTCGTGCACCACGGTCTGGCCAAAGGTGCGCTCTTTTTGAGCGTCGACGCTGCGCCTCGCCTGGCGTCCTCGGGCTCCCGTGTGCGCACGTCGATCAGCTCGGCGCTGGTCCTCTTGCCTGCTCTCGCTCTCTGCGGGGCCCCGCTGACCAGCGGCGCGTTGGCCAAATACGCGCTCAAAAGCGTTTCGCATCTCGAGCAAGTGAGACTTCCCACAGCGTTGCTGAACGTCTGGTTGGTCGCCGGAGCCCTGGCGACCGGCGTACTGATGGCGCGTTTTCTCATCGTCGTGTGGCGCGCGCGCTCCACGCGCGACACGGAGACCTTGCCGGGAGCGGGGCTTTTAGCCTGGATCGTCCTGGCCACAGGATCGTTCTGGGCGCTGGCGATCCTGCCCCTGACGCTTCCCGCGAAGTGGTTCGGGAGCATTCAGACAACGACGGCGATGTGGTCGGCGCTCTGGCCGCTGATGGTGGTCGCGGGGCTGGCCTGGGCCGCCCTGGGGCCCCCTGGCGCCGTCTTGCATCGCGGGGTAGGGCGAGTGGAGCCGGGTGACCTGCTTGGGCCAGCCGTCGTGTTGAGTTTGTATGTGTCGCGCCGAACCCGGCGCCTCAGCGCATTTCTGGAGCGCCATTGGACGCGAGGGGTCGCGCGTCTCGACGACCGCGTGGATCGGATCATCTTGCGCGTGAAGGCGACGCCGGGAACCCGCTACCAGCTCTGGGCTCGCTGGCTCTCCGGAGAGTGGCTCGCTCTGGCGCTCGCGCTCACCTTCGCCGCAGCGATCTGGCTGAACGTGTAG
- a CDS encoding complex I subunit 5 family protein, whose amino-acid sequence MSVLFWLPLAVVLSSLVPGLAIFLLREDQIVTRTTLNLLGALTKLALIAAMVLGVYQGQVYETRFPLMPGFDLVLHASALPMLFVVLSAVLWLITTIYAIGYLERSPGRSRFFGFFSVCVSATTGIALSGNLFTFVLFYELLTLATYPLVVHRGTREALRAGKIYLAYTLTGGTALMVAVVWMHTVVGPFDFTEGGALSAHYEEHRQALMVLFWVMVASLGVKAALVPLHGWLPVAMVAPAPVSALLHAVAVVKAGAYGIVRLVYDVYGITFVRDLGLGTGLAFWASITILYASMRALSQDKIKRMLAYSTVSQVAYIILGVGLGGPLASVGGIVHLVHQGVMKITLFFCAGNLAETLGIHRISQTRGVARRMPWTMAAFTIAALGMIGVPPLAGFISKWTLGTGAMASGSPWALAVLAVSSALNAAYFLPVVFRAYFQEPLRPWPREGDAGRLETHLSLLVPPVITAILVIVMGLAASSPASPLSWVELIVTRIYPGPETGVGGL is encoded by the coding sequence TTGAGCGTGCTCTTCTGGCTACCGCTGGCGGTGGTGCTGAGCTCTCTGGTTCCCGGGCTGGCGATCTTCCTGTTGCGCGAAGACCAGATCGTCACGCGCACCACCCTCAACCTGCTCGGTGCGCTGACCAAGCTGGCCTTGATCGCGGCGATGGTCCTGGGCGTCTACCAGGGCCAGGTCTATGAGACGCGCTTTCCCCTGATGCCCGGCTTCGATCTGGTGCTTCACGCCTCGGCCCTGCCGATGCTCTTCGTCGTGCTCTCGGCGGTGCTCTGGCTGATCACCACCATCTACGCCATCGGTTATCTGGAGCGCTCGCCAGGGCGCAGTCGCTTCTTCGGATTTTTTAGCGTGTGCGTCAGCGCGACCACCGGCATTGCCCTCTCCGGCAACCTCTTTACATTCGTGCTTTTCTACGAGCTACTCACCCTGGCGACCTATCCGCTGGTCGTCCACCGGGGCACTCGCGAGGCGTTGCGTGCGGGTAAGATCTATCTGGCCTACACGCTGACCGGTGGCACCGCGTTGATGGTCGCAGTGGTGTGGATGCACACGGTGGTCGGGCCCTTCGACTTCACCGAGGGCGGAGCGCTGTCGGCGCACTACGAGGAGCATCGTCAAGCACTGATGGTCCTCTTCTGGGTGATGGTGGCCTCGCTCGGTGTGAAAGCGGCTCTGGTGCCGCTGCATGGCTGGTTGCCCGTGGCGATGGTCGCGCCCGCCCCGGTGAGCGCACTGTTGCACGCTGTGGCCGTGGTCAAGGCCGGAGCCTACGGAATTGTCCGACTGGTCTACGACGTCTACGGCATCACCTTTGTGCGGGATCTGGGGCTGGGGACGGGCCTGGCGTTCTGGGCATCGATCACCATCCTGTATGCCTCGATGCGTGCACTCTCCCAGGACAAGATCAAGCGCATGCTGGCCTACTCCACCGTCAGTCAGGTGGCCTATATCATCCTGGGCGTAGGGCTGGGCGGGCCTCTGGCCAGCGTGGGGGGAATTGTTCATCTGGTGCATCAGGGGGTGATGAAGATCACGCTCTTTTTCTGTGCTGGAAACCTGGCCGAGACCCTGGGAATTCACCGCATCTCCCAGACGCGCGGCGTCGCTCGGCGCATGCCATGGACCATGGCTGCGTTTACCATCGCGGCACTGGGGATGATCGGGGTGCCGCCGCTGGCAGGTTTTATCTCGAAGTGGACGTTGGGCACCGGCGCGATGGCCAGCGGGTCGCCCTGGGCGCTGGCTGTACTCGCTGTCTCCAGTGCACTCAACGCCGCCTACTTTCTCCCGGTGGTCTTTCGCGCCTACTTTCAGGAGCCGCTGCGTCCCTGGCCCCGGGAGGGCGATGCAGGACGTCTGGAGACCCACCTGAGCCTGCTCGTGCCGCCCGTGATCACCGCAATTCTTGTGATCGTGATGGGGCTCGCTGCCAGCTCACCAGCCAGCCCCCTCTCCTGGGTGGAGCTGATCGTCACACGGATTTATCCCGGTCCAGAGACCGGCGTCGGGGGGCTTTGA
- a CDS encoding cation:proton antiporter, whose translation MIEVAVIVFGAAVAYGLGRGLRIPVMPLLIVAGLLFSLTGLLDDREVVGAMLEMGLTFLVFTAGLEMAPSRVREQVGAVWRVGLTQFVLLGGLAMVVLWLGGQSVEESLYVALAVAASSTLVVVRILRQRRQIFEPLGRMLIGVLLLQDVLIILGLVVVSGLPEGPVVVLQRVGGGALLMGLAALLYWQVLPRVIDRFEDDDEIGLLVVVATLFAMLGLASLVGVPIIVGAFAAGLSLSSFPTNALVRGLIGPLIDFFMALFFVALGAFLVVPSMEELRVGLGLIVLLWIVTPVVVVVVAERAGFTTRGAVEAGLLLAQTSEFSLVVALQGVASGQLSEGTLTIITLVTVVTIGLTPWISGRRMVLWGMRLHPRPRAVEGGTDVEDHVVVIGLGVAGSKLMEKIKQAQMQAVGLDYDPAEVSHLRERGYQVVWGDADDPRALEALNLSQARAVMITTGKLAHVEQVAERVAKGTPVWVNLMDDSQVSACEAVGAHTVNYSRASSRPVMAWFEGLEASKSTS comes from the coding sequence ATGATTGAGGTCGCGGTCATTGTGTTCGGAGCGGCGGTAGCCTACGGGCTGGGGCGAGGGCTGCGCATCCCGGTGATGCCTCTGTTGATCGTGGCCGGGTTGCTCTTTTCGCTCACAGGCTTGCTCGACGATCGTGAGGTTGTCGGGGCGATGCTGGAGATGGGATTAACCTTTCTGGTGTTCACAGCGGGGCTGGAGATGGCCCCTTCGCGGGTGCGCGAGCAGGTGGGAGCGGTATGGCGGGTGGGGCTGACGCAGTTTGTGTTGCTAGGTGGCCTGGCCATGGTCGTGCTGTGGTTGGGGGGGCAGAGCGTGGAGGAGTCGCTCTATGTGGCTCTGGCGGTCGCGGCGAGCTCGACGCTGGTGGTGGTGCGTATTTTGCGTCAGCGTCGCCAGATCTTTGAGCCGCTTGGCCGTATGCTCATCGGGGTATTGTTGCTTCAGGATGTGTTGATCATTCTGGGGCTTGTGGTGGTCTCGGGACTGCCCGAGGGGCCGGTGGTGGTGTTGCAGCGGGTGGGAGGCGGTGCGTTGCTCATGGGGCTTGCGGCGTTGCTCTACTGGCAGGTGCTGCCACGGGTGATCGACCGCTTTGAGGACGATGATGAGATCGGTTTGTTGGTGGTCGTCGCCACGCTCTTTGCGATGCTGGGACTGGCATCGTTGGTGGGGGTGCCGATTATTGTCGGTGCTTTTGCTGCCGGGTTGTCGCTCTCGTCCTTCCCCACCAATGCGTTGGTGCGGGGGTTAATTGGTCCGCTGATCGACTTTTTTATGGCGCTGTTTTTTGTGGCGCTGGGGGCCTTTCTGGTGGTGCCCTCCATGGAGGAGTTGCGGGTCGGGTTGGGGTTGATTGTCCTCCTATGGATCGTGACTCCGGTTGTGGTTGTGGTGGTGGCGGAGCGCGCCGGATTTACAACGCGCGGGGCGGTGGAGGCGGGGCTTTTGTTGGCGCAGACCAGTGAATTTTCCCTGGTGGTGGCGCTGCAGGGCGTGGCCAGCGGCCAGCTCAGCGAGGGGACGTTGACGATCATCACGTTGGTAACGGTGGTGACCATCGGTCTTACACCCTGGATTTCAGGGCGCCGGATGGTGCTCTGGGGAATGCGGCTTCATCCGCGGCCCCGGGCAGTCGAGGGGGGCACCGATGTGGAGGATCACGTGGTGGTGATTGGTCTGGGGGTGGCCGGCTCGAAGTTGATGGAGAAGATCAAACAGGCGCAGATGCAGGCCGTCGGGCTGGACTACGACCCGGCGGAGGTGTCGCACCTGCGGGAGCGAGGCTATCAGGTGGTGTGGGGCGATGCCGACGATCCGCGAGCGTTAGAAGCGCTGAATCTGTCTCAGGCGCGTGCGGTGATGATTACCACCGGCAAGCTCGCGCATGTGGAACAGGTTGCCGAGCGTGTGGCGAAGGGGACACCGGTCTGGGTCAATTTGATGGATGATTCCCAGGTGAGTGCGTGCGAGGCGGTGGGGGCTCATACCGTAAACTACTCTCGGGCATCGAGTCGTCCGGTGATGGCGTGGTTTGAGGGGTTAGAGGCTTCGAAGTCGACGTCGTAA
- the mnhG gene encoding monovalent cation/H(+) antiporter subunit G — translation MEGVREALAVGGMVLGALFFVAGSVGMLRFPDVYTRLHALTKADNLGMGLLVVGLSLRAPGWQLVLKLVLIWIFVMIAGAVSCHLVAREAYRQGVKPEQGGER, via the coding sequence ATGGAGGGGGTGAGGGAGGCGCTTGCCGTCGGGGGGATGGTGTTGGGGGCGCTCTTCTTTGTGGCGGGCTCGGTGGGGATGCTGCGTTTTCCGGACGTGTATACGCGACTTCACGCTCTGACCAAGGCCGATAACCTGGGAATGGGTTTATTGGTGGTCGGATTGAGCCTTCGGGCTCCGGGGTGGCAGCTGGTTCTAAAGTTGGTGTTGATCTGGATCTTCGTCATGATCGCCGGGGCTGTATCGTGCCATCTTGTGGCACGTGAGGCTTACCGTCAGGGCGTGAAACCGGAGCAGGGGGGAGAGCGGTGA
- the sppA gene encoding signal peptide peptidase SppA — translation MKKRGIITLVAIFGALFFGLMVFIGVLITAFSPEGLSGTGESIGVVEVEGTIMDAKETIDDIRRFQKDDNIKAVVVRVNSPGGAVAPSQEIYEAVKDLKEVKPVAISMGATAASGGYYIACGADTIFANNGTLTGSIGVITQFFNVEGIINRVDLEVNTIKSGEFKDSGSPFREFLPQDEAIFAEMVNDIHDQFVEDVAACRELDEATVRRLADGRVYTGRQAKANKLVDEIGTLQDTIDFLAAEVGLDDPPVVYPPEESMGFVQELLSASVRSTAEAARAEAAPRVQLLYTGPR, via the coding sequence ATGAAGAAACGTGGAATTATTACCCTGGTCGCCATCTTTGGCGCGCTCTTCTTTGGATTGATGGTCTTTATTGGCGTGCTCATCACCGCGTTTTCCCCGGAGGGCCTTAGTGGCACCGGGGAGAGCATCGGCGTGGTGGAGGTCGAGGGCACGATCATGGACGCGAAGGAGACCATCGATGACATCCGTCGCTTTCAGAAAGATGATAACATCAAAGCCGTCGTCGTACGCGTTAACTCCCCGGGGGGGGCGGTAGCCCCTTCGCAGGAGATCTACGAGGCGGTCAAAGATCTCAAAGAGGTCAAACCGGTGGCCATTTCGATGGGGGCTACCGCCGCAAGCGGCGGTTACTACATCGCCTGCGGAGCCGACACGATCTTTGCCAACAACGGCACGCTCACCGGATCGATCGGGGTGATTACTCAGTTTTTCAATGTCGAGGGCATCATCAACCGCGTCGATCTGGAGGTAAACACCATTAAGAGCGGGGAGTTCAAAGACTCCGGATCTCCCTTCCGGGAGTTTTTGCCGCAGGACGAGGCCATCTTCGCCGAGATGGTGAACGACATCCACGATCAGTTTGTCGAAGACGTTGCCGCCTGCCGCGAGCTTGATGAGGCCACAGTTCGTCGCCTGGCCGACGGGCGCGTCTACACCGGCCGTCAGGCCAAGGCCAATAAGCTGGTCGATGAGATCGGAACCCTGCAGGACACCATCGACTTTCTGGCCGCCGAGGTCGGACTGGATGATCCTCCCGTGGTCTATCCGCCCGAAGAGAGCATGGGATTTGTGCAGGAGTTGCTGAGCGCCAGCGTGCGCTCGACCGCCGAGGCCGCCCGGGCCGAAGCCGCTCCGCGCGTGCAGCTTCTCTACACCGGACCGCGGTGA
- a CDS encoding monovalent cation/H+ antiporter complex subunit F: MIVAAALILGSFSAALIRIWRGPSGADRMMGAQLFGSSGAATVLVLAAMREDWSLIDVALVFASLAAVTVVAFVERTERASTPQ; this comes from the coding sequence ATGATCGTGGCGGCGGCGCTTATCCTGGGGAGTTTTTCGGCTGCGTTGATCCGAATCTGGCGAGGGCCCAGTGGGGCCGACCGGATGATGGGCGCCCAGCTCTTTGGCAGCTCGGGTGCGGCCACCGTGCTGGTTCTGGCGGCGATGCGGGAGGACTGGTCGCTTATCGATGTGGCGCTGGTGTTCGCGTCTCTGGCCGCGGTCACCGTGGTTGCATTTGTTGAGCGAACCGAGCGGGCATCCACGCCGCAGTGA
- the mbhE gene encoding hydrogen gas-evolving membrane-bound hydrogenase subunit E produces the protein MRTRRVFEYGVALASLGLGGLVALGALNRRSLEPSAGHVVQGALEQSGVSSVVTAVLLNFRAYDTMLEVVVLVVAFWGAWSLKPVDAQVHRRPADPILMRTVGGMLPVLWLLGIYLLWAGTSRPGGEFASGAVLGACGVLTLLIGERVPATGARPARKLVVVVGVLAFMVAGVAGALSAEGGAEVWSYTASEARGWILAIEVAGAATIAFVLLGLFAGGREGLDVGRRPGESL, from the coding sequence GTGAGGACAAGGCGCGTCTTTGAGTACGGAGTTGCCCTGGCAAGCCTGGGACTTGGAGGGCTGGTCGCGCTGGGGGCGCTCAATCGCCGGTCCCTGGAGCCCTCCGCAGGCCATGTCGTGCAGGGGGCATTGGAGCAGAGCGGGGTGAGCAGCGTCGTGACCGCAGTGCTGCTGAACTTTCGCGCGTACGATACGATGCTGGAGGTCGTGGTCCTTGTGGTTGCGTTCTGGGGGGCGTGGTCGTTGAAACCGGTCGACGCGCAGGTGCACCGGCGGCCAGCCGACCCGATCTTGATGCGGACGGTGGGTGGAATGCTGCCGGTGCTCTGGCTGCTGGGCATCTATTTGCTCTGGGCGGGGACGAGCAGGCCGGGCGGAGAGTTTGCCAGCGGCGCGGTGCTGGGAGCGTGTGGGGTGCTCACGTTGTTGATCGGCGAGAGGGTGCCTGCCACAGGGGCTCGTCCGGCGCGAAAACTTGTGGTGGTCGTGGGGGTGCTCGCTTTTATGGTCGCCGGTGTGGCCGGGGCGTTGAGCGCTGAGGGGGGCGCAGAGGTTTGGAGTTATACCGCGAGCGAAGCTCGAGGGTGGATCCTGGCGATCGAGGTCGCGGGGGCGGCGACCATTGCGTTTGTTCTCCTGGGGCTTTTTGCCGGTGGGCGAGAGGGATTGGATGTGGGGAGGAGGCCGGGAGAGTCGCTATGA